The following are encoded in a window of Phaseolus vulgaris cultivar G19833 chromosome 3, P. vulgaris v2.0, whole genome shotgun sequence genomic DNA:
- the LOC137808827 gene encoding uncharacterized protein, with the protein MAEQQAPPPRRTLGDYVMYQGLRHFSSIAIPTTAKALEINPDFLTLISAYQFTAMEHEDPYSHLDTFYALIGTMGFQSGDLENVYMRLFSFSLAGKAKEWLKSLPNQSLTSWKDVEENFLQRFFPISRYIKAKSDIKMLLDAAAGGTMMALDVEQATIIIDALASTDYKAQHDGQDLHNKGLLEDALLAKNKILTQQIEQLIAQMAKLPQQLYVVHSSQSQSQSIRCDFCGDVHPNGHCFYQNNLPEVEDPSMLERMNKVEDALTKIVSVQDNIMKAQDNSMAMIRSIKIQMGQLTKQIAQIPEEQNGQFSVNSQTNSKEHCDNVVAEKEEKDETKGKRDEKERSEEEKIKRKSENKERGVLEKDLSYPHSPSKKEKERKFFDKLLPKNYFAGNLKQDSTFERFRKNRSYIEERNIELEDGYNVIIPKGLPQKFKDPGSFNLPVSIGALLVANALLDLGANINIIPLAMLKKIGDLEIKPTKMTLKLADQVTKYPYGVVEDVLVKVDKFTFPVDFVVMDMKEDEEVPLILGRPFMKTARIIVDVDKGELQVRTQDEEGKNVYRMMQQRELSILK; encoded by the exons ATGGCAGAACAACAAGCACCACCTCCTAGGAgaacacttggagattatgtcatgtaccaaggactaagacatttttctagtattgcaatacctACTACTGCTAAGGCCTTGGAAATAAATCCCgattttctcactctcatcagTGCCTATCAATTTACAGCAATGGAACATGAGGATCCATATTCacatttggatacattttatgCATTGATAGGAACAATGGGTTTTCAATCAGGTgatcttgaaaatgtttatatgcgcttgttttctttttcattggcaGGAAAGGCTAAAGAATGGCTGAAATCGCTTCCAAATCAGAGCCTCACTAGCTGGAAGGATGTAGAGGAAAATtttttgcaaagattttttccaatttctcgctacatcaaagcaaa atctgacataaagatgctcctagatgctgcagctggtggcacaatgatggcccttgatgtagaacaagcgACAATAATTATTGATGCATTGGCATCAACTGATTATAAAGCCCAACATGATGGACAAGATCTTCATAATAAAGGGTTGTTAGAAGATGCACTCTTGGCTAAAAATAAGATTCTGACACAGCAGATTGAGCAACTAATtgcacaaatggctaaattgccccaacaattatatgttgttcattCATCTCAAAGCCAAAGTCAGTCAAtcaggtgtgatttttgtggagatgttcatcctaatggtcactgTTTTTATCAGAACAATTTACCTGAAGTTGAGGATCCATCCATGCTTGAAAGAATGAATAAAGTTGAAGACGCTCTGACAAAGATTGTGAGCGTGCAGGACAATATTATGAAAGCGCAGGACAATAGCATGGCCATGATTAGGAGCATAAAGATCCAGATGGGACAACTAACCAAACAAATTGCACAAATTCCAGAGGAACAAAATGGCCAGTTTTCAGTCAATAGCCAAACCAATTCAAAAGAGCATTGTGATAATGTAGtggctgaaaaagaagaaaaagatgagacaaaggggaagagagatgagaaagagagaagtgaggaggaaaaaataaagaggaaaagtgaaaataaggagagaggagttcttgaaaaagatttatcatatcctcattCTCCTtcaaaaaaagagaaggaaagaaaattctttgataaattgctccctaaaaattattttgcaggaaatttgaagcaagattcaacatttgaaagatttcgaaagaataggagctatattgaagaaagaaatatagaGCTGGAGGATGGATACAATGTCATTATTCCAAAAGGCTTGCCTCAAAAATTCAAGGACCCAGGGAGTTTTAACCTTCCCGTGTCTATAGGTGCTTTATTAGTAGCCAATGCTTTATTGGATTTGGGAgcaaacataaatataattcCTTTGGCAATGCTGAAGAAAATAGGGGATTTGGAGATTAAACCCACCAAGATGACTTTAAAGTTAGCTGATCAAGTAACCAAGTATCcatatggtgtggttgaagatgttctcGTCAAGGTGGATAAATTCACATTCCCTGTGGATTTTGTTGTGATggacatgaaagaagatgaggaggTTCCCTTGATACTTGGAAGACCCTTTATGAAGACTGCTAGAATCATAGTTGATGTCGACAAAGGAGAACTTCAAGTTAGAACTCAAGATGAGGAG GGGAAGAATGTGTACAGAATGATGCAACAAAGAGAGTTGTCCATCTTGAAATAA
- the LOC137806291 gene encoding auxin efflux carrier component 4-like, protein MITWKDLYTVLTSVVPLYVAMILAYGSVRWWKIFSPDQCSGINRFVAIFAVPLLSFHFISSNNPYAMNFRFIAADTLQKIIMLFALTLWTNLTKTGSLEWMITIFSLSTLPNTLVMGIPLLIAMYGDYSGSLMVQVVVLQCIIWYTLLLFLFEYRAAKILIMEQFPETAASIVSFKVDSDVVSLDGRDFLETDAEVGDDGKLHVTVRKSNASRRSFMMTPRPSNLTGAEIYSLSSSHNPTPRGSNFNHADFFSMMGYQPRHSNFTANDLFSSRGPTPRPSNFEESSMPQPVAVASPRFGFYPTQTVPASYPPPNPEFSSAPAKPTVAKTQNQQTPTKGAHDAKELHMFVWSSSASPVSENAGLNMFGSTDLGTSEQPDQGAKEIRMLVADNAHVQNGEANIKGGSEAEFGGEEFKFPVNGGEQEEEEKDKEKEKEGLNGLNKLGSTSTAELHPKVIGAGESSGGGKHMPPASVMTRLILIMVWRKLIRNPNTYSSLIGVVWSLIAFRWHVHMPKIIEKSISILSDAGLGMAMFSLGLFMALQPKIIACGNSVATFAMAIRFLTGPAVMAAASIAVGLRGTLLHVAIVQAALPQGIVPFVFAKEYNVHPAILSTGVIFGMLIALPITLVYYILLGL, encoded by the exons ATGATAACATGGAAAGACCTATACACGGTGCTCACCTCAGTGGTGCCTCTCTACGTCGCCATGATCCTCGCCTATGGTTCGGTCAGGTGGTGGAAGATATTCTCGCCGGACCAGTGCTCCGGCATAAACCGCTTCGTCGCCATCTTCGCCGTTCCCCTCCTCTCCTTTCACTTCATCTCCTCCAACAACCCCTACGCCATGAACTTCCGCTTCATCGCCGCCGACACCCTCCAGAAAATCATCATGCTCTTCGCCCTCACTCTCTGGACCAACCTCACCAAAACGGGGTCGTTGGAGTGGATGATCACCATCTTCTCCCTCTCCACGCTCCCCAACACGCTCGTCATGGGCATCCCCCTCCTCATCGCCATGTACGGGGACTACTCCGGCTCCCTCATGGTCCAGGTCGTCGTGCTCCAGTGCATCATCTGGTACACcctcctcctcttcctcttcgaaTACCGCGCCGCCAAAATCCTCATCATGGAACAGTTCCCCGAAACCGCTGCCTCCATCGTCTCCTTCAAGGTCGACTCCGACGTCGTCTCGCTCGACGGCAGGGACTTTCTCGAAACCGACGCGGAGGTCGGGGACGACGGGAAGCTCCACGTCACCGTGAGGAAATCCAACGCCTCGCGACGGTCCTTCATGATGACGCCGCGCCCCTCCAACCTCACCGGCGCCGAGATTTACAGCCTCAGCTCCTCGCATAACCCCACGCCACGCGGCTCCAACTTCAACCACGCCGATTTCTTCTCCATGATGGGGTACCAACCGCGCCACTCAAACTTCACCGCCAATGATTTGTTCTCCTCCCGTGGACCCACTCCTCGACCTTCCAATTTCGAAGAATCCTCCATGCCTCAGCCCGTCGCCGTCGCTTCTCCCCGCTTCGGGTTTTACCCGACCCAGACTGTCCCCGCTTCGTACCCGCCGCCCAACCCGGAGTTCTCTTCCGCTCCTGCTAAACCCACCGTAGCCAAGACCCAGAACCAGCAGACTCCCACTAAGGGTGCCCACGATGCGAAGGAGCTCCACATGTTTGTGTGGAGCTCCAGCGCGTCGCCGGTGTCGGAAAATGCCGGGCTCAACATGTTCGGGAGCACCGACCTTGGAACCTCCGAACAACCCGACCAGGGCGCCAAGGAGATCAGGATGTTGGTGGCTGATAATGCGCACGTACAAAATGGGGAAGCAAACATCAAAG GTGGTTCGGAGGCGGAATTTGGTGGGGAAGAGTTCAAGTTTCCGGTGAACGGCGGAGAACAGGAGGAGGAAGAGAaggataaagagaaagaaaaagagggGCTGAACGGGCTGAACAAGTTGGGGTCGACCTCCACGGCAGAGCTCCACCCGAAAGTTATCGGAGCCGGCGAGTCTTCCGGCGGAGGAAAACACATGCCGCCGGCGAGTGTGATGACTCGTCTCATTCTGATCATGGTGTGGAGGAAGCTTATCCGCAACCCCAACACGTATTCAAGCCTCATTGGTGTAGTATGGTCCCTCATTGCCTTCAG GTGGCACGTGCACATGCCCAAAATAATAGAGAAATCAATTTCCATACTGTCTGATGCTGGTCTTGGAATGGCAATGTTCAGCTTAG GTCTGTTTATGGCACTTCAACCAAAGATAATTGCATGTGGAAACTCTGTGGCTACATTTGCTATGGCTATTAGGTTTCTCACTGGTCCAGCCGTTATGGCTGCAGCTTCCATAGCAGTTGGCCTCCGTGGCACTCTCCTACACGTGGCCATTGTTCAG GCTGCACTTCCTCAAGGGATTGTTCCATTTGTGTTTGCTAAGGAGTACAATGTTCATCCAGCCATTCTTAGCACAGG GGTTATATTTGGGATGTTGATAGCACTTCCGATTACTCTGGTCTACTACATTCTCCTTGGTTTATGA